A region of Streptomyces cinnamoneus DNA encodes the following proteins:
- a CDS encoding HAD family hydrolase — translation MGEQAPHIVWDWNGTLFHDIDAVMSATNAAFAEIGLEPITLARYRELYCVPIPRFYERLMGRLPTRAEWDHMDVIFHRHYLDHHLRCGLAEGVESLLEGWQETGGTQSILSMYGHEDLLPLVRGFGIERRFVRVDGRTGPSGGSKAEHMRRHISGLEGVAARRTVVIGDALDDAVAAAHVGAHAVLYTGGSHSRASLEGAGVPVVDTLAEAVTEAARLAN, via the coding sequence ATGGGTGAGCAGGCACCGCACATCGTTTGGGATTGGAACGGGACCCTGTTCCACGACATCGACGCGGTCATGTCCGCCACGAACGCGGCCTTCGCCGAGATCGGCCTGGAGCCCATCACCCTGGCGCGCTACCGCGAGCTGTACTGCGTGCCCATCCCGCGCTTCTACGAACGGCTGATGGGCCGCCTCCCCACCCGGGCCGAGTGGGACCACATGGACGTGATCTTCCACCGACACTATCTGGACCACCACCTGCGCTGCGGCCTCGCGGAGGGCGTGGAGTCGCTGTTGGAGGGCTGGCAGGAGACGGGCGGCACCCAGTCGATCCTGTCGATGTACGGACACGAGGACCTGCTGCCCCTGGTGCGGGGCTTCGGCATCGAGCGGAGGTTCGTCCGGGTGGACGGCCGCACGGGTCCCTCGGGCGGCAGCAAGGCGGAGCACATGCGCCGCCACATATCCGGTCTGGAGGGTGTGGCGGCGCGGCGCACCGTCGTCATCGGCGACGCGCTGGACGACGCCGTCGCGGCGGCCCACGTGGGCGCCCACGCCGTGCTGTACACCGGGGGATCACACAGCCGGGCCAGTCTGGAGGGGGCGGGCGTGCCCGTCGTCGACACGCTCGCGGAGGCCGTGACGGAAGCGGCCCGGCTGGCGAACTGA
- a CDS encoding DUF6912 family protein has product MRVYVPLTLPGLAEAYEAGELGPAPLDAYAVTPALREWYVSDDIEELEYAALSRAAQGSLRMLAGDPAAARRRVVVAVDVPDRLVAADPDRALDQSALGEVRLADPVPLKKAASVHVDSDDAEEDVAAAAAALGAADQGDDDAQFTVDGAEDHELMWFGVQEIPNLV; this is encoded by the coding sequence ATGCGCGTCTACGTCCCCCTGACCCTCCCCGGTCTCGCCGAGGCGTACGAGGCGGGCGAGCTGGGCCCGGCCCCGCTGGACGCCTACGCGGTCACCCCCGCCCTGCGTGAGTGGTACGTCTCGGACGACATCGAGGAGCTGGAGTACGCGGCCCTGAGCCGCGCCGCCCAGGGCTCGCTGCGCATGCTCGCCGGCGACCCCGCCGCCGCGCGGCGGCGCGTGGTCGTCGCCGTGGACGTGCCGGACCGGCTGGTGGCAGCCGACCCCGACCGGGCGCTGGACCAGTCCGCGCTCGGCGAGGTGCGGCTCGCGGACCCGGTGCCGCTGAAGAAGGCCGCCTCGGTGCACGTCGACTCCGACGACGCCGAGGAGGACGTGGCGGCCGCGGCGGCCGCCCTGGGCGCGGCGGACCAGGGGGACGACGACGCCCAGTTCACCGTCGACGGGGCCGAGGACCACGAGCTGATGTGGTTCGGCGTCCAGGAGATCCCCAACCTCGTCTAG